A stretch of the Cheilinus undulatus linkage group 11, ASM1832078v1, whole genome shotgun sequence genome encodes the following:
- the b4galnt1a gene encoding beta-1,4 N-acetylgalactosaminyltransferase 1a gives MRPTCRRFLGLILVNVFLLFALFHVWSPKSCFKVDIRPKELSSLHSRLKGKIPSIANGYHDIPYHIKEDVACLLAQNSCVCLADKETLRLPFSDLLWPRVWAHNISMAFLGSHPDPEGVKQSRAQEYHSFQRRSYDPTDVLVVAEAQSPLQYPTQGVKVRPLKTIIIPGLGLKEESRLNHTVYLTAKLGTFDVAATVDGVSLEGVGTKHMALSSPLLSALNMQLQFVTYTNTVFHPKTADTIQFGTQGHQAVFTIKVGHGTVPTLYNFGKQKEYNISALVTIATKTFLRYDKLKDLIDSIRQFYPTVTIVIADDNENPQPVTGPHIEHYIMPFGKGWFAGRNLAISQVTTKYVLWADDDFIFTANTKLERMVDILEKTTLDMVGGAVREVTGYTATYRHTITIDEGGEEGDCLHIRNGYHHVIEGFPNCVVADAVINFFMGRTDKIKQVGFDPRLARRGHLEFFIDALGFLHIGSCSDIIVNHASKIKIPWTKTDLQKAYDKFRYTYSGSDKKLHNEIFYFKNRFKCMTSH, from the exons ATGCGACCCACCTGTCGAAGGTTTCTTGGGCTGATCCTGGTCAACGTATTTCTGCTGTTCGCTCTGTTTCATGTTTGGAGCCCTAAGAGCTGCTTCAAAGTCGACATCCGGCCTAAAGAGTTGAGTTCATTACATTCACGCCTCAAGGGGAAAATACCAAGCATCGCTAATGGATATCATGACATACCCTACCACATAAAGGAGGATGTGGCGTG TCTTTTGGCTCAAAACTCATGTGTGTGTCTGGCTGATAAAGAGACATTGCGGCTGCCATTCTCCGATCTGCTGTGGCCACGGGTTTGGGCACACAACATCAGTATGGCGTTCTTAGGGTCCCATCCTGACCCTGAGGGTGTAAAGCAGAGCAGAGCTCAGGAGTACCATAGCTTTCAGAGGAG GTCCTATGATCCAACAGATGTGCTTGTTGTAGCTGAAGCCCAGAGTCCTCTTCAGTATCCAACCCAGGGCGTGAAGGTGCGACCCCTCAAAACCATCATCATTCCTG GTCTGGGCCTTAAAGAAGAAAGCAGATTAAACCACACG GTATATTTGACTGCAAAATTGGGGACTTTTGATGTCGCTGCCACAGTTGACGGGGTCTCTTTGGAAGGAGTAGGAACAAAACACATGGCCCTATCGAGTCCTCTCCTCTCGGCTCTGAACATGCAGCTGCAGTTTGTCACATACACTAACACTGTGTTCCATCCAAAGACAGCAGATACAA ttcAGTTTGGCACTCAGGGGCACCAGGCTGTTTTCACCATCAAAGTTGGGCATGGGACAGTCCCGACACTTTACAACTTTGGAAAGCAAAAAG AGTACAACATTAGTGCTCTGGTTACCATCGCCACCAAGACCTTCCTACGCTACGACAAACTCAAGGATCTCATTGACAGCATACGCCAGTTTTATCCAACCGTCACCATAGTGATAGCAGATGATAATGAGAACCCCCAGCCAGTGACCGGGCCTCACATCGAACATTACATCATGCCGTTTGGAAAG GGATGGTTTGCAGGAAGAAATCTGGCCATTTCTCAAGTGACCACCAAGTATGTGCTGTGGGCAGACGATGATTTCATCTTCACTGCAAACACCAAGCTGGAGAGGATGGTGGACATCCTGGAGAAGACCACTCTGGATATG GTAGGAGGAGCAGTCAGAGAGGTGACCGGCTACACCGCCACATACCGTCACACCATTACAATagatgaaggaggagaggagggtgatTGTTTACACATCAGAAACGGCTACCATCACGTTATCGAGGGATTTCCTAACTGTGTGGTGGCTGATGCTGTCATCAACTTCTTCATGGGGAGGACGGACAAGATAAAGCAGGTGGGATTTGACCCCCGCCTGGCTCGTCGGGGTCATCTGG AGTTCTTCATCGACGCTTTGGGCTTCCTCCACATCGGCTCGTGTAGTGACATTATCGTAAACCATGCGTCAAAGATCAAAATACCCTGGACTAAAACAGACTTGCAAAAGGCCTATGACAAATTCCGTTACACATATTCTGGATCTGATAAGAAGCTCCATAATGAaattttctactttaaaaacaGGTTCAAGTGCATGACCAGTCACTGA